One part of the Streptomyces ferrugineus genome encodes these proteins:
- a CDS encoding ABC transporter ATP-binding protein has protein sequence MRTEPVLQVQALVKRYGDKTAVNGLDLVAQAGVTAVLGPNGAGKTTTVETCEGYRRPDSGTVRVLGLDPVRQSGELRPRIGVMLQSGGVYSGARADEMLRHVAKLHAHPLDVDALIERLGLGGCGRTAYRRLSGGQQQRLALAMAVVGRPELVFLDEPTAGLDPQARRATWDLVRDLRADGVSVILTTHYMDEAEQLADAVAIIDAGRVIAQGTPEELCRGGAENTLRFTGRPGLDVGSLLKALPADCSAAELTPGSYRVVGKVDPQLLATVTSWCAQHGVMPDRISVERHTLEDVFLELTGKELRS, from the coding sequence ATGCGAACTGAGCCCGTGCTCCAGGTCCAGGCCCTGGTGAAGCGGTACGGCGACAAAACCGCGGTGAACGGTCTCGACCTGGTGGCCCAGGCGGGCGTCACCGCCGTACTCGGACCCAACGGCGCGGGCAAGACGACGACCGTGGAGACCTGCGAGGGATACCGCAGGCCGGACTCCGGCACGGTGCGCGTCCTGGGGCTCGACCCGGTGAGACAGTCCGGTGAGCTGCGGCCCCGGATCGGCGTGATGCTCCAGTCCGGCGGTGTCTACTCGGGCGCGCGGGCGGACGAGATGCTGCGCCATGTCGCCAAGCTGCACGCCCATCCGCTGGACGTCGACGCCCTCATCGAGCGGCTCGGCCTCGGCGGCTGCGGCCGGACCGCCTACCGCCGCCTGTCCGGCGGCCAGCAGCAGCGGCTCGCGCTCGCCATGGCCGTGGTCGGCCGCCCGGAGCTGGTGTTCCTGGACGAACCGACCGCCGGCCTCGACCCGCAGGCCCGCCGGGCCACCTGGGACCTGGTGCGTGACCTGCGCGCCGACGGTGTCTCCGTGATCCTCACCACCCACTACATGGACGAGGCCGAGCAGCTCGCCGACGCCGTCGCGATCATCGACGCCGGCCGGGTCATCGCCCAGGGCACCCCGGAGGAGCTGTGCCGGGGCGGCGCCGAGAACACCCTGCGCTTCACCGGCCGCCCCGGCCTCGACGTGGGGTCCCTGCTCAAGGCCCTGCCCGCCGACTGCTCGGCCGCGGAGCTGACGCCGGGCTCGTACCGGGTCGTCGGCAAGGTCGACCCCCAACTGCTGGCGACGGTGACGTCGTGGTGCGCCCAGCACGGGGTGATGCCGGACCGGATCTCGGTGGAGCGGCACACACTCGAAGACGTCTTCCTGGAGCTCACCGGCAAGGAGCTGCGCTCGTGA
- a CDS encoding helix-turn-helix transcriptional regulator produces MKNVGEARETPMGTPQEELATGERSTRNRVARSILDHGPSTVAELAGRLGLTQAAVRRHLDALVADDVVEAREQRVYGARTRGRPAKVFALTDCGRDAFDQSYDKLAADALKWIAEREGGSEAVAAFARDRIAAQASAYRKAIEAVSPDKRTEALAKALSADGYAATARSAPLPQKGEQLCQHHCPVAHVAEQFPQLCEAETEIFAELLGTHVQRLATIAHGDGVCTTFIPKISHISHNASASTAGRNPA; encoded by the coding sequence GTGAAAAACGTCGGCGAGGCTCGGGAGACCCCCATGGGAACCCCTCAGGAGGAGCTCGCGACCGGGGAGCGTTCAACACGCAACCGGGTCGCGCGGTCCATCCTGGACCACGGCCCGTCGACCGTCGCCGAGCTGGCCGGCCGGCTGGGACTGACCCAGGCCGCCGTACGCAGGCATCTGGACGCGCTGGTCGCCGACGATGTCGTGGAGGCGCGGGAGCAGCGGGTGTACGGCGCGCGTACGCGCGGGCGTCCCGCCAAGGTCTTCGCGCTCACCGACTGCGGCCGTGACGCCTTCGACCAGTCGTACGACAAGCTCGCCGCGGACGCCCTGAAGTGGATCGCCGAGCGCGAGGGCGGGAGCGAGGCGGTCGCCGCCTTCGCCCGCGACCGGATCGCCGCCCAGGCGAGCGCGTACCGCAAGGCGATCGAGGCCGTCAGCCCGGACAAGCGCACCGAAGCCCTGGCCAAGGCCCTGAGCGCAGACGGGTACGCTGCAACGGCGCGCAGCGCACCCCTCCCTCAAAAAGGCGAGCAGCTCTGCCAGCACCACTGCCCGGTCGCCCATGTCGCGGAGCAGTTCCCCCAGCTGTGCGAGGCGGAGACGGAGATCTTCGCCGAGCTGCTCGGAACGCACGTCCAGAGACTGGCGACCATCGCGCACGGCGACGGCGTCTGCACGACGTTCATCCCGAAGATTTCCCACATTTCTCATAACGCATCTGCAAGCACGGCCGGGAGGAACCCCGCATGA
- the sufB gene encoding Fe-S cluster assembly protein SufB, whose protein sequence is MTLPIEETAHPELEGLGKYEYGWADSDEAGAAAKRGLSEAVVRDISGKKSEPEWMTKLRLKGLKLFEKKPMPNWGSDLSGIDFDNIKYFVRSTEKQAESWEDLPEDIKNTYDKLGIPEAEKQRLVAGVAAQYESEVVYHQIREDLEEQGVIFLDTDTALKEHPELFKEYFGTVIPAGDNKFAALNTAVWSGGSFIYVPKGVHVEIPLQAYFRINTENMGQFERTLIIVDEGAYVHYVEGCTAPIYKSDSLHSAVVEIIVKKNARCRYTTIQNWSNNVYNLVTKRAVAYEGATMEWIDGNIGSKVTMKYPAVYLMGEHAKGETLSIAFAGEGQHQDAGAKMVHMAPNTSSNIVSKSVARGGGRTSYRGLIEIGEGAPGAKSNVLCDALLVDTISRSDTYPYVDVREDDVSMGHEATVSKVSEDQLFYLMSRGLSEDEAMAMIVRGFVEPIAKELPMEYALELNRLIELQMEGAVG, encoded by the coding sequence ATGACTCTCCCCATCGAGGAGACTGCCCACCCTGAGCTCGAAGGCCTGGGCAAGTACGAATACGGCTGGGCGGACTCCGACGAGGCCGGTGCCGCTGCGAAGCGCGGTCTGAGCGAGGCTGTCGTCCGCGACATCTCCGGCAAGAAGTCGGAGCCGGAGTGGATGACCAAGCTGCGCCTGAAGGGCCTGAAGCTCTTCGAGAAGAAGCCCATGCCGAACTGGGGCTCGGACCTGTCGGGCATCGACTTCGACAACATCAAGTACTTCGTGCGCTCCACGGAGAAGCAGGCGGAGTCCTGGGAGGACCTGCCCGAGGACATCAAGAACACCTACGACAAGCTGGGCATCCCGGAGGCGGAGAAGCAGCGCCTGGTCGCCGGTGTCGCCGCCCAGTACGAGTCGGAGGTCGTCTACCACCAGATCCGCGAGGACCTGGAGGAGCAGGGCGTCATCTTCCTCGACACCGACACCGCGCTGAAGGAGCACCCGGAGCTCTTCAAGGAGTACTTCGGGACCGTCATCCCGGCCGGTGACAACAAGTTCGCCGCGCTGAACACCGCCGTGTGGTCGGGCGGCTCCTTCATCTACGTGCCGAAGGGCGTGCACGTGGAGATCCCGCTGCAGGCCTACTTCCGGATCAACACCGAGAACATGGGCCAGTTCGAGCGGACCCTGATCATCGTCGACGAGGGTGCCTACGTGCACTACGTCGAGGGCTGCACGGCACCGATCTACAAGTCGGACTCGCTGCACTCCGCGGTCGTCGAGATCATCGTCAAGAAGAACGCCCGCTGCCGCTACACGACCATCCAGAACTGGTCGAACAACGTCTACAACCTGGTCACCAAGCGCGCCGTCGCCTACGAGGGCGCGACCATGGAGTGGATCGACGGCAACATCGGCTCCAAGGTGACGATGAAGTACCCGGCCGTCTACCTGATGGGCGAGCACGCCAAGGGCGAGACCCTGTCCATCGCCTTCGCGGGCGAGGGCCAGCACCAGGACGCCGGCGCGAAGATGGTCCACATGGCGCCGAACACCTCGTCCAACATCGTGTCGAAGTCCGTGGCGCGCGGCGGTGGCCGTACCTCCTACCGCGGTCTGATCGAGATCGGCGAGGGCGCTCCGGGTGCGAAGTCCAACGTGCTCTGTGACGCTCTGCTCGTCGACACCATCTCCCGGTCGGACACCTACCCGTACGTCGACGTCCGTGAGGACGACGTCTCCATGGGCCACGAGGCGACCGTCTCCAAGGTCTCCGAGGACCAGCTCTTCTACCTGATGAGCCGCGGTCTGAGCGAGGACGAGGCGATGGCGATGATCGTGCGCGGCTTCGTCGAGCCGATCGCCAAGGAGCTGCCGATGGAGTACGCCCTTGAGCTCAACCGGCTGATCGAGCTGCAGATGGAAGGCGCGGTCGGCTAA
- the sufD gene encoding Fe-S cluster assembly protein SufD produces MAEAQNIPVGSTTAGSIAVAAESTVVSRMSAPPSFDVADFPVPHGREEEWRFTPLERLRGLHDGTAVATGEGLKVEVQAPEGVTVETVGRDDARLGRAGTPVDRIAAQAYSAFEKAGVVSVPKETVLAEPIRIAVHGEGGTAFAHQVIELGAFAEAVVVIDHTGDAVLAANVDYLLGDGAKLTVVSVQDWDDKAVHVAQHNALIGRDASFKSVVVTFGGDVVRLHPRVTYAGTGGEAELYGLYFTDAGQHQEHRLLVTHNTPHCKSNVAYKGALQGDDAHAVWIGDVLIEAKAEGTDTYEMNRNLVLTDGARVDSVPNLEIETGEIVGAGHASATGRFDDEQLFYLMARGIPEHEARRLVVRGFFAELVQQIGVDDIEERLLAKIEEELEASVA; encoded by the coding sequence ATGGCTGAGGCTCAGAACATCCCGGTGGGATCCACCACCGCCGGCTCGATCGCGGTCGCCGCGGAGTCGACCGTCGTCTCGCGCATGAGCGCGCCCCCGTCCTTCGACGTGGCGGACTTCCCGGTCCCGCACGGCCGTGAGGAGGAGTGGCGGTTCACCCCGCTGGAGCGCCTGCGCGGTCTGCACGACGGCACCGCCGTCGCCACCGGCGAGGGCCTGAAGGTCGAGGTGCAGGCCCCCGAGGGCGTCACCGTCGAGACCGTCGGCCGCGACGACGCGCGACTCGGCAGGGCGGGCACCCCGGTGGACCGGATCGCCGCCCAGGCGTACTCGGCGTTCGAGAAGGCCGGCGTGGTCTCCGTCCCCAAGGAGACGGTCCTCGCCGAGCCGATCCGCATCGCCGTGCACGGCGAGGGCGGCACCGCCTTCGCCCACCAGGTCATCGAGCTGGGCGCCTTCGCCGAGGCCGTCGTCGTCATCGACCACACCGGTGACGCCGTGCTCGCGGCCAACGTCGACTACCTCCTGGGCGACGGCGCCAAGCTGACCGTCGTCTCCGTCCAGGACTGGGACGACAAGGCCGTGCACGTGGCCCAGCACAACGCCCTCATCGGCCGGGACGCGTCCTTCAAGTCGGTCGTCGTCACCTTCGGCGGCGACGTCGTACGGCTGCACCCGCGCGTGACGTACGCCGGCACCGGCGGCGAGGCCGAGCTGTACGGGCTGTACTTCACCGACGCCGGGCAGCACCAGGAGCACCGTCTGCTGGTCACCCACAACACCCCGCACTGCAAGTCGAACGTCGCCTACAAGGGCGCGCTCCAGGGCGACGACGCGCACGCCGTGTGGATCGGCGACGTGCTGATCGAGGCCAAGGCCGAGGGCACGGACACCTACGAGATGAACCGGAACCTGGTTCTGACCGACGGCGCCCGCGTCGACTCCGTGCCGAACCTGGAGATCGAGACCGGCGAGATCGTCGGCGCGGGTCACGCGAGCGCGACCGGCCGCTTCGACGACGAGCAGCTCTTCTACCTGATGGCCCGCGGCATCCCGGAGCACGAGGCCCGCCGTCTCGTCGTCCGCGGCTTCTTCGCCGAGCTGGTCCAGCAGATCGGCGTCGACGACATCGAGGAGCGCCTCCTCGCCAAGATCGAAGAGGAGCTGGAGGCGTCGGTCGCATGA
- a CDS encoding non-heme iron oxygenase ferredoxin subunit, which produces MTYVRACGLSELEEDTPKRVELDGTPVSVVQTEGEVFAIYDICSHANVSLSEGEVEDCQIECWLHGSSFDLRTGKPSGLPATRPVPVYPVKIEGDDVLVSLTQES; this is translated from the coding sequence ATGACGTACGTACGCGCCTGTGGGCTGAGCGAGCTGGAGGAGGACACCCCGAAGCGGGTGGAACTCGACGGCACGCCGGTCTCGGTCGTACAGACCGAGGGGGAGGTGTTCGCCATCTACGACATCTGTTCCCACGCGAACGTCTCGCTCTCCGAGGGCGAGGTGGAGGACTGCCAGATCGAGTGCTGGCTGCACGGCTCCAGCTTCGACCTCCGCACCGGCAAGCCGTCCGGCCTCCCCGCGACGCGCCCCGTCCCCGTATACCCCGTAAAGATCGAAGGGGACGACGTTCTCGTCTCCCTCACCCAGGAGTCCTGA
- the sufC gene encoding Fe-S cluster assembly ATPase SufC has translation MATLEIRDLHVTVEADNATKEILKGVDLTVKQGETHAIMGPNGSGKSTLAYSLAGHPKYTITEGTVTLDGEDVLEMSVDERARAGLFLAMQYPVEVPGVSVSNFLRTSATAIRGEAPKLRTWVKEVKEAMERLNMDPSFAERNVNEGFSGGEKKRHEILQLELLKPKIAVLDETDSGLDVDALRVVSEGVNRVRESGEVGTLLITHYTRILRYIKPDHVHVFAAGRIAESGGPELADKLEAEGYEAYTKGGASA, from the coding sequence ATGGCAACGCTTGAAATCCGAGACCTGCACGTCACCGTCGAGGCCGACAACGCCACGAAGGAGATCCTCAAGGGCGTCGACCTCACCGTGAAGCAGGGCGAGACGCACGCCATCATGGGCCCCAACGGCTCGGGCAAGTCGACCCTCGCCTACTCCCTCGCGGGTCACCCGAAGTACACGATCACCGAAGGCACCGTCACCCTCGACGGTGAGGACGTCCTGGAGATGTCCGTCGACGAGCGCGCCCGCGCGGGCCTGTTCCTGGCGATGCAGTACCCGGTCGAGGTTCCCGGCGTGTCCGTGTCGAACTTCCTCCGCACCTCCGCCACCGCCATCCGCGGCGAGGCCCCCAAGCTGCGCACCTGGGTGAAGGAGGTCAAGGAGGCCATGGAGCGCCTCAACATGGACCCGTCCTTCGCCGAGCGCAACGTCAACGAGGGCTTCTCCGGCGGTGAGAAGAAGCGCCACGAGATCCTTCAGCTCGAACTGCTCAAGCCGAAGATCGCGGTCCTCGACGAGACCGACTCCGGCCTGGACGTCGACGCCCTGCGCGTCGTCTCCGAGGGCGTGAACCGGGTCCGTGAGAGCGGCGAGGTCGGCACCCTGCTGATCACCCACTACACGCGCATCCTGCGCTACATCAAGCCCGATCACGTCCACGTCTTCGCGGCCGGCCGTATCGCCGAGTCCGGCGGCCCCGAGCTCGCCGACAAGCTGGAGGCCGAGGGGTACGAGGCATACACGAAGGGTGGCGCATCCGCGTGA
- a CDS encoding cysteine desulfurase: protein MTQLPGLLDTEALRKDFPILDRVVHDGKKLVYLDNAATSQTPRQVLDVLSEYYEQHNANVHRGVHVLAEEATALYEGARDKVAEFINAPSRDEVIFTKNASESLNLVANMLGWADEPYRVDHETEIVITEMEHHSNIVPWQLLAQRTGAKLKWFGLTDDGRLDLSNIDEIITEKTKIVSFVLVSNILGTLNPVEAIVRRAQEVGALVCIDASQAAPHMPLDVQALQADFVAFTGHKMCGPTGIGVLWGRQELLEDLPPFLGGGEMIETVSMHSSTYAPAPHKFEAGTPPISQAIGLGAAIDYLGSIGMDKILAHEHALTEYAVKRLAEVPDLRIIGPTTAEDRGAAISFTLGDIHPHDVGQVLDEQGIAVRVGHHCARPVCLRYGIPATTRASFYLYSTPAEIDALVDGLEHVRNFFG, encoded by the coding sequence GTGACACAGCTGCCGGGCCTCCTCGACACCGAGGCGCTCCGCAAGGACTTCCCGATCCTGGACCGCGTCGTCCACGACGGCAAGAAGCTCGTGTACCTGGACAACGCGGCGACCTCGCAGACGCCGCGCCAGGTGCTCGACGTGCTCTCCGAGTACTACGAGCAGCACAACGCCAACGTCCACCGTGGCGTGCACGTCCTCGCCGAGGAGGCCACGGCGCTGTACGAGGGCGCGCGCGACAAGGTCGCGGAGTTCATCAACGCGCCCTCGCGTGACGAGGTGATCTTCACCAAGAACGCCTCCGAGTCGCTCAACCTCGTGGCCAACATGCTCGGCTGGGCCGACGAGCCCTACCGCGTCGACCACGAGACCGAGATCGTCATCACGGAGATGGAGCACCACTCCAACATCGTCCCGTGGCAGCTGCTCGCGCAGCGCACGGGCGCGAAGCTGAAGTGGTTCGGACTCACCGACGACGGCCGCCTCGACCTGTCCAACATCGACGAGATCATCACCGAGAAGACGAAGATCGTCTCCTTCGTGCTGGTGTCGAACATCCTGGGCACCCTCAACCCGGTCGAGGCGATAGTGCGCCGCGCGCAGGAGGTCGGCGCGCTGGTCTGCATCGACGCCTCGCAGGCGGCGCCTCACATGCCGCTGGACGTGCAGGCGCTGCAGGCCGACTTCGTGGCCTTCACCGGCCACAAGATGTGCGGCCCGACCGGCATCGGCGTGCTCTGGGGCCGTCAGGAACTCCTGGAGGACCTGCCCCCGTTCCTGGGCGGCGGCGAGATGATCGAGACGGTGTCGATGCACTCGTCGACGTACGCTCCCGCCCCGCACAAGTTCGAGGCGGGCACGCCCCCGATCTCGCAGGCTATCGGCCTGGGCGCGGCGATCGACTACCTGGGCTCGATCGGCATGGACAAGATCCTCGCCCATGAGCACGCGCTCACCGAGTACGCGGTGAAGCGGCTGGCGGAGGTTCCCGACCTGCGGATCATCGGCCCGACCACGGCCGAGGACCGTGGCGCCGCGATCTCCTTCACGCTCGGCGACATCCACCCGCACGACGTGGGCCAGGTCCTCGACGAGCAGGGCATCGCGGTCCGGGTCGGCCACCACTGCGCCCGCCCCGTGTGCCTGCGCTACGGAATTCCTGCGACCACCCGAGCGTCGTTCTATCTGTACTCCACGCCGGCCGAGATCGACGCTCTGGTGGACGGCCTGGAGCACGTACGGAACTTCTTCGGCTGA
- the sufU gene encoding Fe-S cluster assembly sulfur transfer protein SufU yields the protein MKLDSMYQEVILDHYKNPHGRGLRDGDAEVHHVNPTCGDEITLRVKYDGTKIEDVSYEGQGCSISQASASVLNELLVGKDLSDARKIQETFLELMQSKGKIEPDDAMEEVLEDAVAFAGVSKYPARVKCALLSWMAWKDATAQVLGGADAERKTA from the coding sequence ATGAAGCTGGATTCGATGTACCAGGAAGTCATCCTGGACCACTACAAGAACCCGCACGGGCGTGGTCTGAGGGATGGCGACGCCGAGGTGCACCATGTGAACCCGACGTGCGGCGACGAGATCACCCTGCGCGTGAAGTACGACGGCACGAAGATCGAGGACGTCTCGTACGAGGGCCAGGGCTGTTCCATCAGCCAGGCGAGCGCGTCCGTACTGAACGAGCTCCTCGTCGGCAAGGACCTCTCCGACGCGCGGAAGATCCAGGAGACCTTCCTGGAGCTGATGCAGTCCAAGGGGAAGATCGAGCCCGACGACGCCATGGAGGAGGTCCTGGAGGACGCGGTCGCGTTCGCCGGGGTCTCCAAGTACCCGGCCCGGGTCAAGTGCGCCCTCCTGAGCTGGATGGCGTGGAAGGACGCGACGGCCCAGGTGCTGGGCGGAGCCGACGCCGAAAGGAAGACGGCATGA
- a CDS encoding metal-sulfur cluster assembly factor — protein sequence MSDTVEMKPASEEELREALMDVVDPELGIDVVNLGLIYGIHVDESNIATVDMTLTSAACPLTDVIEDQAKSATDGLVNELRINWVWMPPWGPDKITDDGREQLRALGFNV from the coding sequence ATGAGTGACACCGTGGAGATGAAGCCGGCCTCGGAGGAGGAGCTCCGTGAGGCCCTGATGGACGTCGTCGACCCCGAGCTGGGCATCGACGTCGTCAACCTCGGCCTGATCTACGGCATCCACGTCGACGAGTCCAACATCGCGACCGTCGACATGACCCTCACCTCGGCGGCCTGCCCGCTGACGGACGTCATCGAGGACCAGGCCAAGTCCGCCACGGACGGCCTCGTCAACGAGCTGCGCATCAACTGGGTCTGGATGCCGCCGTGGGGCCCGGACAAGATCACGGACGACGGCCGCGAGCAGCTTCGGGCGCTCGGGTTCAACGTCTGA
- a CDS encoding AbfB domain-containing protein, with the protein MPEDKSRPSQEQPWENGWAPDTSRAPGTRRLWLAGGMALATIIACITAIAVTDRASDGKSASAGPSADDTTVPGLISFATPSQTTPPKGKSGLSTERPAKAPGRTGAASPKPAPEPSKPPSHEAGSPSATPKPPSGDTWRSIRSVNYPDRYWQVSDGYVALNRVGGSTSRQDSTFRQVKGLANGSCLSFATDDGQYLRHRSFVLRAERNDGSALFAQDATFCPRGSYHSGAAMLESVNYPGYFLRHKNFVIRMERYDHSSLYQADSSFRLVDGLA; encoded by the coding sequence ATGCCAGAAGACAAGTCCCGGCCGTCCCAGGAGCAGCCCTGGGAGAACGGCTGGGCCCCGGACACCTCGCGGGCACCGGGGACGCGCCGGCTGTGGCTGGCGGGAGGAATGGCGCTGGCGACGATCATCGCCTGCATCACGGCGATCGCCGTGACGGACAGGGCTTCTGACGGTAAATCGGCTTCGGCCGGGCCCTCCGCCGACGACACGACCGTCCCGGGCCTGATCTCCTTCGCCACCCCGTCGCAGACGACTCCCCCGAAGGGCAAGAGCGGCCTGTCGACGGAACGGCCGGCGAAGGCGCCCGGCCGGACGGGCGCCGCATCCCCCAAGCCCGCGCCGGAGCCGTCCAAACCGCCTTCCCACGAGGCTGGTTCACCGTCGGCGACCCCGAAGCCCCCGTCCGGCGACACCTGGCGCTCCATACGCTCGGTCAACTACCCCGACCGCTACTGGCAGGTGAGCGACGGCTATGTGGCCCTGAACCGGGTCGGCGGCTCCACGTCCCGTCAGGACTCCACGTTCAGGCAGGTCAAGGGCCTGGCCAACGGCTCCTGTCTGTCCTTCGCCACGGACGACGGCCAGTACCTGCGCCACCGCAGCTTCGTCCTGCGCGCCGAACGCAACGACGGCTCCGCCCTGTTCGCCCAGGACGCCACGTTCTGCCCCCGCGGCTCCTACCACTCCGGCGCGGCCATGCTGGAGTCGGTCAACTACCCGGGCTACTTCCTGCGGCACAAGAACTTCGTCATCCGCATGGAGCGCTACGACCACAGCTCCCTGTACCAGGCGGACTCGTCCTTCCGGTTGGTGGACGGGCTGGCCTGA